In the genome of Tuberibacillus sp. Marseille-P3662, one region contains:
- the tuf gene encoding elongation factor Tu — translation MAKEKFDRSKPHVNIGTIGHVDHGKTTLTAAITTVLHKTYDRGEAQAYDSIDGAPEEKERGITISTAHVEYETDNRHYAHVDCPGHADYVKNMITGAAQMDGAILVVSAADGPMPQTREHILLSRQVGVPAIVVFLNKTDMVDDEELLELVEMEVRDLLSEYEFPGDDIAVSKGSALKAIEGEEEHEKAILELMEHVDENIPTPERDHDKPFMMPVEDVFSITGRGTVATGRVERGTVSVGDDAELLGLTEEPRKTTVTGVEMFRKLLDYAEAGDNIGALLRGINRDDVERGQVLCKPGSVNAHTSFKAEVYVLSKDEGGRHTPFFANYRPQFYFRTTDVTGTITLPEGVEMVMPGDNVEMEVELISPIAIEDGTKFSIREGGRTVGAGVVSTIVK, via the coding sequence ATGGCTAAAGAAAAATTTGACCGTTCGAAACCCCATGTTAATATTGGTACAATTGGTCACGTTGACCACGGGAAAACAACCCTAACTGCTGCAATCACGACAGTTCTTCATAAGACTTATGACAGAGGGGAAGCACAAGCTTACGACAGCATTGATGGTGCTCCTGAAGAAAAAGAACGTGGTATTACCATTTCCACGGCACACGTTGAGTATGAAACTGACAACCGTCACTATGCTCACGTTGATTGCCCAGGCCACGCAGACTATGTTAAAAACATGATCACAGGTGCTGCACAAATGGACGGCGCAATCTTAGTTGTGTCTGCTGCTGACGGACCAATGCCGCAAACCCGTGAACACATTCTTCTTTCTCGCCAAGTAGGTGTTCCTGCTATCGTCGTTTTCTTGAACAAAACCGACATGGTTGACGATGAAGAACTTCTTGAACTTGTAGAAATGGAAGTTCGTGACCTACTTTCTGAGTATGAGTTCCCTGGTGATGACATTGCAGTCTCCAAAGGTTCCGCTCTTAAAGCTATTGAAGGTGAGGAAGAGCACGAAAAAGCGATTCTTGAATTGATGGAACATGTTGACGAAAACATTCCAACACCTGAACGTGACCATGATAAGCCATTCATGATGCCAGTTGAGGACGTCTTTTCCATCACTGGTCGTGGAACCGTTGCAACAGGTCGTGTTGAGCGTGGTACTGTTTCCGTTGGTGACGATGCTGAACTTCTAGGTCTAACTGAAGAGCCTAGAAAAACAACTGTTACTGGCGTTGAGATGTTCCGTAAGCTGCTTGACTATGCTGAAGCTGGCGACAACATTGGGGCACTTCTTCGTGGTATTAACCGCGACGATGTTGAGCGTGGCCAAGTTTTGTGCAAACCAGGTTCCGTTAACGCTCATACATCATTTAAGGCAGAAGTTTACGTTCTTTCTAAAGACGAAGGTGGCCGTCACACACCATTCTTTGCAAACTATCGTCCACAATTCTATTTCCGTACAACAGACGTAACGGGCACCATCACCCTTCCTGAAGGCGTTGAAATGGTTATGCCTGGAGACAACGTTGAGATGGAAGTTGAATTGATTTCACCAATTGCTATTGAAGATGGCACTAAGTTCTCTATCCGTGAAGGCGGACGTACTGTTGGTGCTGGCGTTGTGTCAACCATTGTTAAATAA
- the fusA gene encoding elongation factor G: MGRDFPLEKTRNIGIMAHIDAGKTTMTERILFYSGRIHKIGETHEGASQMDWMSQEQERGITITSAATTAQWNDHRVNIIDTPGHVDFTVEVERSLRVLDGSVAVLDAQSGVEPQTETVWRQATTYGVPRIVFANKMDKVGADFLYSTNTLHERLQANAHPIQLPIGAEDNFEGIIDLVEMKAYYYEDELGTRTSARDIPDEYQDQANEYREKLVEAVAELDEELMMKYLEGEDIDKGELKAAIRKGTCNVEFYPVLCGSAFKNKGVQLVLDAVIDYLPSPVDVPAIKGKDLKNDEEVERFAEDDGPFAALAFKVMSDPYVGKLTFFRVYSGTADAGTYVQNSTKNKRERLGRILQMHANSREEIKTCYSGDIAAGVGLKSTATGDTLCDEKEQVILETMDFPEPVISVAIEPKSKADQDKMAVALAKLAEEDPTFKTETNEETGQTIIRGMGELHLDVIVDRLKREFKVEANIGAPQVAYRETLTQSGQVEGKFIRQSGGRGQYGHVWIEFEPQEEGAGFEFVDKIVGGVVPRDYINSVGQGVEEAMQNGLLAGYPMVDVKATLFDGSYHDVDSSEMAFKIAASMALKKSKEVCKPALLEPLMKVDIEAPEEFMGDIMGDINGRRGRVDGIENRAGAQAVRAYVPLANMFGYATTLRSSTQGRGTYTMHFDHYEQVPKSIADEIISKNTGDTE; the protein is encoded by the coding sequence ATGGGCAGAGATTTTCCCTTGGAGAAAACGCGTAATATCGGTATCATGGCCCACATTGATGCGGGTAAAACAACGATGACCGAGCGTATTCTGTTTTATTCAGGCCGGATTCACAAAATCGGTGAAACCCATGAAGGCGCTTCGCAAATGGACTGGATGTCTCAGGAACAAGAGCGCGGTATTACTATTACCTCTGCAGCAACAACTGCACAGTGGAATGATCATCGTGTTAACATTATTGATACTCCAGGGCACGTTGATTTTACTGTAGAAGTTGAACGTTCCCTGCGTGTATTAGATGGTTCTGTAGCTGTTCTTGATGCTCAATCCGGCGTTGAACCACAAACAGAGACTGTTTGGCGCCAGGCGACAACTTATGGCGTTCCTCGTATTGTTTTCGCTAATAAGATGGATAAAGTCGGTGCTGACTTTTTGTATTCAACAAATACATTGCATGAACGCCTTCAAGCCAATGCACATCCGATTCAATTGCCGATTGGCGCAGAGGACAATTTTGAAGGAATCATCGACTTAGTTGAAATGAAGGCTTACTATTATGAAGATGAGTTAGGCACACGTACAAGTGCCCGTGATATTCCAGATGAGTATCAAGATCAAGCTAATGAATATCGTGAAAAACTTGTTGAAGCCGTTGCTGAACTCGATGAAGAACTCATGATGAAATATCTTGAAGGTGAAGACATTGATAAAGGTGAATTGAAAGCGGCCATTCGTAAAGGTACTTGTAATGTTGAATTCTACCCAGTTCTTTGCGGTTCAGCATTTAAGAACAAAGGTGTTCAGCTGGTCTTGGATGCCGTTATTGATTACTTGCCATCACCTGTTGATGTACCAGCTATTAAGGGTAAAGATTTGAAAAACGATGAAGAGGTAGAACGGTTTGCTGAAGATGATGGACCGTTTGCTGCATTAGCGTTTAAGGTTATGTCTGATCCTTATGTTGGTAAACTCACTTTCTTCCGTGTGTATTCTGGTACAGCTGATGCTGGAACATATGTACAAAATTCGACTAAGAATAAACGGGAACGTTTAGGCCGGATTTTACAAATGCACGCCAATAGTCGTGAAGAAATAAAAACATGTTATTCCGGCGATATTGCTGCAGGCGTTGGTTTGAAGTCAACAGCTACCGGTGATACATTGTGTGATGAGAAAGAGCAAGTGATTCTCGAAACAATGGACTTCCCTGAGCCAGTTATTTCGGTTGCAATTGAACCAAAATCAAAGGCTGATCAGGATAAAATGGCGGTTGCTCTCGCTAAACTAGCTGAAGAGGATCCAACATTCAAAACTGAAACCAACGAAGAAACAGGGCAGACGATCATTAGAGGTATGGGTGAACTTCACCTTGATGTGATCGTTGACCGTTTGAAACGTGAATTTAAGGTAGAAGCTAATATTGGTGCACCTCAAGTGGCTTATCGTGAAACCTTGACCCAAAGCGGCCAAGTTGAAGGTAAGTTTATTCGCCAATCTGGTGGTCGTGGTCAATACGGTCACGTTTGGATCGAATTTGAACCGCAAGAAGAGGGCGCTGGATTTGAATTCGTCGATAAAATCGTTGGCGGTGTTGTTCCGCGTGATTATATTAACTCAGTGGGACAAGGCGTTGAAGAAGCGATGCAAAACGGCTTGCTTGCAGGCTATCCAATGGTAGATGTAAAAGCCACGTTATTTGATGGTTCGTACCATGATGTTGACTCTAGTGAGATGGCCTTTAAAATTGCTGCTTCCATGGCTCTGAAAAAATCGAAAGAGGTATGTAAACCAGCTTTGCTTGAGCCACTTATGAAAGTTGATATTGAAGCCCCTGAAGAATTCATGGGCGATATCATGGGTGATATTAATGGTCGCCGCGGACGTGTGGACGGTATTGAAAACCGTGCTGGTGCACAAGCTGTTCGTGCCTATGTACCATTGGCTAATATGTTTGGCTATGCAACAACATTGCGTTCAAGCACCCAAGGTCGCGGCACTTATACCATGCACTTTGATCACTATGAGCAAGTGCCGAAATCCATCGCTGATGAAATTATCAGCAAGAATACTGGTGACACTGAATAA
- the rpsG gene encoding 30S ribosomal protein S7, which produces MPRKGPVEKREVFPDPIYNSKLVSRLINRIMQDGKRGKAQKILYRSFELIKERTNQDPMEVLDEALKNVMPVLEVRARRVGGANYQVPVEVRSERRTSLGLRWIVNYSRLRGEKTMVERLANEIADAANNTGAAVKKREDVHKMAEANKAFAHYRW; this is translated from the coding sequence ATGCCACGTAAAGGTCCAGTTGAAAAACGAGAGGTATTCCCAGATCCAATTTATAATTCTAAATTGGTGAGTCGTTTGATTAATCGTATTATGCAGGATGGAAAGCGCGGAAAGGCACAGAAGATATTATACCGTTCTTTTGAGCTTATTAAAGAGCGCACTAATCAGGATCCTATGGAAGTTTTGGATGAGGCTCTGAAGAATGTTATGCCTGTCCTTGAGGTTCGTGCTCGCCGTGTTGGTGGTGCAAACTATCAAGTACCAGTAGAGGTTCGGTCTGAGCGCCGGACATCTTTGGGTTTGCGTTGGATTGTTAACTATTCACGTCTTCGGGGTGAGAAGACAATGGTTGAACGTCTTGCCAATGAAATAGCTGACGCTGCCAATAATACAGGTGCGGCTGTTAAAAAACGTGAAGATGTTCATAAAATGGCAGAAGCTAACAAAGCTTTCGCTCACTATCGCTGGTAA
- the rpsL gene encoding 30S ribosomal protein S12, translated as MPTINQLVRKGRQSRSRKSDSPALNKGYNSFKKTLTDSPSPQKRGVCTRVGTLTPKKPNSSLRKYARVRLTNGIEVNAYIPGIGHNLQEHSVVLMRGGRVKDLPGVRYHIVRGALDTSGVDGRRQGRSKYGTKKPKK; from the coding sequence ATGCCTACAATTAATCAATTGGTTCGCAAAGGACGTCAATCGAGATCACGTAAGTCTGACTCACCAGCACTTAACAAGGGGTATAACAGTTTTAAGAAAACATTAACTGATAGCCCATCACCACAAAAACGCGGTGTTTGCACTCGTGTTGGTACTTTGACACCGAAGAAACCGAACTCTTCACTTCGTAAATATGCACGTGTTCGTTTAACAAACGGCATCGAAGTGAATGCTTATATTCCAGGTATCGGCCATAACCTACAAGAACACAGTGTTGTTCTTATGCGTGGCGGTCGTGTTAAAGACTTGCCTGGTGTCCGTTATCACATTGTTCGTGGTGCTTTGGACACTTCCGGTGTTGATGGTCGTAGACAAGGCCGTTCCAAATACGGAACTAAAAAACCTAAAAAATAG
- a CDS encoding 50S ribosomal protein L7ae-like protein, whose amino-acid sequence MSYDKVTLAKDNLIIGTKQTLKALKEGLIKEVVVATDADVRVTNKVVDLAEQKNVMVFKVDSMNRLGKSCGIDVGAATVAIKY is encoded by the coding sequence ATGTCTTATGATAAAGTAACACTGGCTAAGGATAATTTAATCATAGGAACAAAGCAGACGTTGAAGGCTTTGAAAGAGGGCTTGATTAAAGAAGTCGTCGTAGCCACAGATGCCGATGTGCGTGTCACTAACAAAGTCGTCGATTTAGCTGAACAGAAAAACGTTATGGTTTTCAAAGTTGATTCTATGAATCGACTAGGCAAATCTTGTGGAATCGATGTTGGCGCCGCAACAGTGGCCATAAAATATTAG